One window from the genome of Actinoplanes teichomyceticus ATCC 31121 encodes:
- a CDS encoding single-stranded DNA-binding protein: MFDTTIAVVGNVLTAPEWRRTKESNQLVANFRIASTARRYDRENRCWVDGNTLRVRVSAWRRLAEGVASSITVGDPVVAFGRLYTRDWQDEEGNHRVSYEMEALAIGHDLARGRARFYRNRAAATSAVEDGEADAMIGGEAADAVADVPVGLGDGLPELLPGETEPDFLEVVAGPTEESDQPAAAEPGTAEVRRSRRPRREPVAA; encoded by the coding sequence GTGTTCGACACCACCATCGCCGTCGTCGGCAACGTGCTGACCGCCCCCGAGTGGCGCCGCACCAAGGAGTCCAACCAACTCGTGGCGAACTTCCGGATCGCCTCGACGGCCCGCCGCTACGACCGGGAGAACCGCTGCTGGGTCGACGGGAACACGCTGCGGGTGCGGGTCTCCGCCTGGCGCCGGCTCGCCGAGGGCGTCGCGTCCTCGATCACCGTCGGCGACCCGGTGGTCGCCTTCGGCCGGCTGTACACCCGTGACTGGCAGGACGAGGAGGGCAACCACCGCGTGTCGTACGAGATGGAGGCGCTGGCGATCGGCCACGACCTGGCCCGCGGCCGGGCCCGGTTCTACCGCAACCGGGCGGCCGCCACCAGCGCGGTCGAGGACGGCGAAGCGGACGCCATGATCGGCGGCGAGGCGGCCGACGCGGTGGCCGACGTGCCGGTCGGGCTCGGTGACGGGCTGCCCGAGCTGCTTCCCGGTGAGACCGAGCCGGATTTCCTGGAGGTGGTCGCCGGGCCGACCGAGGAGTCGGACCAGCCGGCGGCGGCCGAGCCGGGGACCGCCGAGGTGCGGCGGAGCCGCCGGCCGAGGCGGGAGCCGGTGGCGGCCTGA
- a CDS encoding response regulator: MGNDEAIRVLVVDGHQTFAELLGHALAGQPDLLWVGHARTGQEALHLASEVAPDVILLDPELSDADGIAIAQLIRVRQPDVRVVILTAREDQALISRATAFGAAGFISKNGALAEVLNALRTAHGGGMTVSTDIMARLLRSTTPATVTRQSGLTAREDEVLQLMAAGLDARAVARRLGISVHTCRGYQKAVLAKLGAHSQLEAVAIATRRGLVRPDRR; the protein is encoded by the coding sequence ATGGGCAACGACGAGGCGATCCGAGTGCTCGTCGTCGACGGTCACCAGACCTTTGCCGAGCTGCTCGGACACGCCCTGGCCGGGCAGCCCGACCTGCTCTGGGTGGGTCATGCGCGGACCGGTCAGGAGGCGCTGCACCTCGCGTCGGAGGTCGCGCCGGACGTCATCCTGCTCGATCCGGAACTGTCCGATGCCGACGGCATCGCGATCGCGCAGCTGATCCGGGTGCGCCAGCCGGACGTTCGTGTGGTGATCCTCACGGCGCGGGAGGATCAGGCGCTGATCAGCCGGGCCACCGCGTTCGGCGCCGCCGGCTTCATCTCCAAGAACGGCGCGCTGGCCGAGGTGCTGAACGCGTTGCGGACCGCGCACGGCGGCGGGATGACCGTCTCCACCGACATCATGGCCCGGCTGCTGCGCAGCACCACGCCGGCGACGGTGACCCGGCAGAGCGGGCTCACCGCCCGTGAGGACGAGGTGTTGCAGCTGATGGCGGCCGGTTTGGACGCTCGCGCGGTGGCCCGCCGGCTGGGCATCAGCGTGCACACCTGCCGGGGCTACCAGAAGGCGGTGCTGGCCAAACTCGGCGCGCACAGCCAGCTCGAGGCGGTGGCCATCGCGACCCGGCGCGGACTGGTCCGCCCGGACCGCCGGTGA
- a CDS encoding alpha/beta hydrolase codes for METDVLGWPYERHTIELGTDDEGPVVATLVRRRAERPSRRAVLHVHGFVDYFFQTHMADFFVARGWDFYALDLRKYGRSLLPHQTPNFAHSLTDYYPELDEAARIIRAEDGHDQLLVTGHSTGGLITSLWAHSRRGQGIVDGLFLNSPFFDFNLPWFMRRPALSMLIAATGRSPYRKLPTSSLGLYGQSLHRDYHGEWSYDLAWKPILGFPVRMGWLAAIRRGQRRLQAGLAIDAPVLVACSDRTFRGREWHDDVHVSDSVLDVEHIVRWAPGLGPRVTIAQFNGGKHDLTLSGKEVRAEVFRELGRWVDAFVPAPGTPEVTIPPAPEDQGGRAVVLEAAEAAVERAADEADDKSGTTA; via the coding sequence GTGGAGACCGACGTCCTGGGCTGGCCGTACGAACGGCACACCATCGAGCTGGGCACCGACGACGAGGGCCCGGTCGTGGCCACGCTGGTCCGGCGGCGCGCCGAGCGGCCGTCGCGCCGTGCGGTGCTGCACGTCCACGGCTTCGTGGACTACTTCTTCCAGACGCACATGGCCGACTTCTTCGTCGCACGCGGCTGGGACTTCTACGCCCTCGACCTGCGCAAGTACGGCCGCAGCCTGCTCCCCCACCAGACGCCGAACTTCGCGCACAGTCTCACCGACTACTACCCCGAACTGGACGAGGCGGCCCGGATCATCCGAGCCGAGGACGGCCACGACCAGCTGCTGGTGACCGGCCACTCCACCGGAGGGCTGATCACCTCGCTGTGGGCGCACTCCCGGCGCGGGCAGGGCATCGTCGACGGACTGTTCCTGAACAGCCCGTTCTTCGACTTCAACCTGCCGTGGTTCATGCGCCGGCCGGCTCTGTCCATGCTGATCGCGGCGACCGGGCGTAGTCCGTACCGGAAATTGCCGACGTCCTCCCTGGGCCTATACGGACAGAGCCTGCACCGCGACTACCACGGCGAATGGTCCTACGACCTGGCGTGGAAGCCGATCCTGGGCTTCCCGGTCCGGATGGGTTGGCTCGCCGCCATCCGGCGCGGCCAGCGCCGCCTGCAGGCCGGCCTCGCCATCGACGCGCCGGTCCTGGTCGCCTGCTCGGACCGGACCTTCCGCGGCCGGGAGTGGCACGACGACGTACACGTGTCCGATTCTGTGCTGGACGTCGAGCACATCGTCCGGTGGGCGCCCGGCCTCGGCCCGCGGGTCACGATCGCCCAGTTCAACGGCGGCAAGCACGACCTGACCCTGTCCGGCAAGGAGGTCCGCGCCGAGGTCTTCCGTGAGCTGGGCCGATGGGTCGACGCGTTCGTGCCCGCGCCGGGAACGCCGGAGGTCACGATCCCGCCCGCGCCGGAGGACCAGGGCGGCCGGGCCGTCGTGTTGGAGGCCGCCGAGGCCGCCGTGGAACGGGCCGCCGACGAGGCGGACGACAAGTCCGGCACGACCGCTTAG
- the serA gene encoding phosphoglycerate dehydrogenase, protein MMIDQAKVRVLLLESIHPDAVSRLEEDGFEVQSVPNALDEAELIERISGVHLLGVRSKTKVTAKVLDKADSLVAIGAFCIGTDQIDLAAATASGVAVFNAPFSNTRSVVELAIAEIIAMTRRLTEKNQLMHAGVWDKSADGAHEIRGRRLGIVGYGNIGTQLSVLAENLGMSVSFYDTADKLALSNAHRCASLEELLVSSDIVTLHVDGRPGNAGFFGAEQFAQMRPGSLFLNLSRGIVVDHLALRDALVSGHLAGAAVDVFPTEPKGRGDEFVSELRGLPNVILTPHIGGSTEEAQSDIGGFVANKLAKFLTEGNTTLSVNLPGVVLPEQPGLHRIVHVHINTPGVLAQVNRILAEHNVNVEGQLLSTRGEYGYLITDIGKGYSDEVLEQLRAMEQTVRLRVLS, encoded by the coding sequence ATGATGATCGATCAGGCCAAGGTGCGTGTCCTGCTTCTGGAGAGCATCCATCCCGATGCCGTGTCCCGTCTCGAGGAGGACGGCTTCGAGGTCCAGTCCGTGCCGAACGCGCTGGACGAGGCCGAGCTGATCGAGCGTATCTCCGGGGTGCACCTGCTCGGCGTCCGCTCGAAGACCAAGGTCACCGCGAAGGTGCTGGACAAGGCGGACAGCCTGGTAGCGATCGGGGCGTTCTGCATCGGCACCGACCAGATCGACCTGGCCGCCGCCACGGCGTCCGGCGTCGCGGTCTTCAACGCCCCGTTCTCCAACACCCGCTCGGTGGTGGAGCTGGCGATCGCCGAGATCATCGCGATGACCCGCCGGCTGACCGAGAAGAACCAGCTGATGCACGCCGGCGTGTGGGACAAGTCGGCGGACGGCGCGCACGAGATCCGCGGCCGCCGGCTCGGCATCGTCGGCTACGGCAACATCGGCACCCAGCTCTCCGTCCTCGCCGAGAACCTCGGCATGTCGGTCTCCTTCTACGACACCGCCGACAAGCTCGCGCTGAGCAACGCGCACCGCTGCGCCAGCCTGGAGGAGCTGCTGGTGAGCAGCGACATCGTCACCCTGCACGTGGACGGGCGGCCGGGCAACGCCGGTTTCTTCGGCGCCGAGCAGTTCGCCCAGATGCGCCCGGGCAGCCTGTTCCTCAACCTGTCCCGCGGCATCGTGGTCGACCACCTGGCGCTCCGTGACGCGCTGGTCAGCGGCCACCTGGCCGGCGCCGCGGTGGACGTGTTCCCGACCGAGCCGAAGGGCCGCGGCGACGAGTTCGTCTCCGAGCTGCGCGGCCTGCCGAACGTGATCCTCACCCCGCACATCGGCGGGTCGACCGAGGAGGCGCAGTCGGACATCGGTGGCTTCGTGGCGAACAAGCTGGCCAAGTTCCTCACCGAGGGCAACACCACGCTGAGCGTCAACCTGCCCGGCGTGGTCCTGCCGGAGCAGCCCGGCCTGCACCGGATCGTGCACGTGCACATCAACACCCCGGGCGTGCTCGCCCAGGTCAACCGGATCCTGGCCGAGCACAACGTCAACGTCGAGGGTCAGCTGCTGAGCACCCGCGGCGAGTACGGCTACCTGATCACCGACATCGGCAAGGGCTACAGCGACGAGGTGCTGGAGCAGCTGCGCGCCATGGAGCAGACGGTCCGCCTGCGCGTGCTGTCCTGA
- a CDS encoding AfsR/SARP family transcriptional regulator, translating to MYDIQLFGRIEVRTRGIRLAGDDFGGDRPRQLLALLALHGEQSLVELSDRVDAPPAAVRADLRVLRERLDPDAHDSVLVGRHGRYRLDTERVRVDVATFDQLLAAARGRTPERAARPLTAATFLAARPLLEGEDTPWAAQLRAQYRAKLRTARPTATAA from the coding sequence ATGTACGACATCCAGCTCTTCGGCCGTATCGAGGTCCGCACCCGTGGCATCCGCCTCGCGGGTGACGACTTCGGCGGCGACCGCCCCCGCCAGCTGCTCGCCCTCCTGGCGCTGCACGGCGAGCAGTCGCTTGTGGAGCTGTCCGACCGGGTGGACGCCCCGCCCGCGGCCGTACGGGCCGACCTGCGGGTGCTGCGCGAGCGGCTGGACCCGGACGCGCACGACTCGGTGCTGGTCGGCCGGCACGGGCGTTACCGCCTGGACACCGAGCGTGTCCGGGTCGACGTCGCCACCTTCGACCAGCTGCTCGCGGCCGCGCGGGGCCGCACCCCGGAACGCGCCGCCCGGCCGCTCACCGCGGCCACCTTCCTGGCCGCGCGCCCGCTGCTGGAGGGTGAGGACACCCCGTGGGCCGCGCAGCTGCGCGCGCAGTACCGCGCGAAGCTGCGGACCGCCCGCCCCACCGCCACCGCCGCCTGA